TGCAAGACCGACAAGCTCGACGACCTCAACCGGCTCATGGACACCTGGGCCGAGACGACCAAGGGCAAGCGAACCGCCTCTCACGCGGTGGTCGCCACCGACCGTGCCGACACCAAGCACGTGGTGGAGATCGTCGAATTCCCCTCCTACGAGGAGGCGATGAGGAACTCGAACCTGCCCGAGACGGACCGGATCTTCCGCGAGATGGTGGCGCTCTGCGACGCGCCGCCCACCTTCACCGATCTCGACGTGGTCCGCGACTCCCAGTTCAACAAGACCACCGCGAACCGGGTCTTCGACGAGATCGCCAAGGGCAACCTCGACGTGATCGACGAGTGCATGGCCGACGACTACCGCGACCACGACTTCGGCAGCGAGGGGGACGCTGTCGGCATAGCGGCGTTCCGGGACCGCTGCGGCGGCTACATGGGCGCCTTCGACTTCACCTTCTCGATCGAGAGCCAGATCTCCGAGGGCGACGAGGTCGCCACCCGGTGGACCTGGCACGCCACGCAGAAGGCCGACTTCATGGGCGTGCCGAACACCGGCAAGTCCGTCACCGGGCGCGGGACGACGACCTTCAAGTTCAAGGACGGGAAGATCAAGGAAGGCTGGTGGCAGTGGGACGTCATGGGCCTGATGCGCCAGCTCGGGGTGATGCCCGGCTGACGACCGGGCACCGGTGCCCAGTCCTCGCCCCGGCCGCTAGTCCTCGCCCTGGCTGCGGCCGAGGAAGAGGGCGAACACCGGTGGCTTCAGCGAGAGCAGTTCGAGCCGGCCGCCGTCCGCCTCCGCGAGGTCGCGGGCGACGGCCAGCCCGATCCCCGTCGAGTTGCGGCCGCTGACCGCGCGTTCGAAGACCCGGTTGCCCAGCTCCGGAGGCACCCCGGCGCCCTGGTCCTGCACCTCGACGACGACCGAGGTGCCGGAGGGCCGCACCCGCAGGGTGATCGCCCCGGCGCCGTGCATCAGCGAGTTCTCGATCAGGGTGGCGAGCACCTGGGCGACCGTGCCCGGGGTGCCGACCGCGACGACGCCGCGCAGGCCCTCCAGGGTGAGCACCCGGCCGGTCTCGCGCAGGGACGGGCCCCACTCCTCCACCTGCTGCTTGATGACCTCGTCCAGGTCGAAGGCGACCGCGGTGGGGCTGCGCGGGTCGCGCTGGGTGGTGAGCAGCCGCTGGACGACGTCGGTGAGCCGCTCGACCTGCTGGAGGGCGATGGTCGCCTCCTCCT
The nucleotide sequence above comes from Streptomyces kaniharaensis. Encoded proteins:
- a CDS encoding ester cyclase; the encoded protein is MAFVQIIDCKTDKLDDLNRLMDTWAETTKGKRTASHAVVATDRADTKHVVEIVEFPSYEEAMRNSNLPETDRIFREMVALCDAPPTFTDLDVVRDSQFNKTTANRVFDEIAKGNLDVIDECMADDYRDHDFGSEGDAVGIAAFRDRCGGYMGAFDFTFSIESQISEGDEVATRWTWHATQKADFMGVPNTGKSVTGRGTTTFKFKDGKIKEGWWQWDVMGLMRQLGVMPG